The sequence TGTGTTTTTGAACAGATggttatttgaatgtttttaccAGCACGAATCATAAACAGATGACTGTAGCATGGTCTAAAAGAACAATTATGGATACAGGATTTGCTGCATGTTTTTGGTAGTTGCTAACTACGTTGTATAATGTTCCTTACTGACACTTACAGGACTGGGGTGGAACATTATCAACCAAAACTTTACCTTTACAGTttataatgacatttttttctacGTGTGACCAGAACAAGTTGGCATACGGTATCTATCTATGCTTCCAATTCCAAGTTATAAACATTATGAGGAGTCTACCATCACCAAGCATTATTGCttggccttggcagaggtctacATTTGACATTGCATTTGCCACCTACCTTCTGCTGATACCACTCCTCTGTGCCTTGACGGCTTTGGTTGGCGATGTCCTCATATTGAGCCTTCACTTCTGCTATGATGGCCTCCATGTCCAGCTCGCGACTGTTGTCCATCTCCACAATAACTGAAGTATCCTTGATCTGGCTCTGGAGCTCACGCAGCTCCTAATATTTTGTATAGAAAACATATTTGGCATTGATGattgtgaagtttggttgttaTTAAGCTACAGGTTCACAGGACAGATTCTAATCCTGGAAAGGATTAGAATTCGGAAAATGCGTGCTTATTTGCTGGGTTCATTAAGAGAACTGaagtgagttttttgttttacgtACTGCGTCGTAGACAGCTCTGAGGAAGTCAATCTCATCCTGAAGAATATCGACCCGTGCCTCAAGATCAAGCTTATTCATGTAGGCACTGTCAACATCCTGTATCAAGAAGAGGCGGTGATAGAGACAAAGAAATAGTGAATTTAAATTTCTTCACATATAAGCTTTCcatttgctgttttatttttaagattccTCCACCTTTTTAAGGAGAACAAATTCATTCTCCACTGCAGCACGCTTGTTGATTTCATCCTCATATCTGAAACAATGGAAGCATGGACACGATAAGTAAAAATAGACTGCGGCTATCAAATCCTGTTAAGAAGACGTAAATAAATGGGACACACTTGTTCTTGAAGTCCTCCACCAGGCCCTGCATGTTCTTCAGTTCTGACTCCAATTTAAGTTTCTCGTTACCAAGTCCATCCAGCTGTCTGCGCAGGTTGGAAATATAGGCCTCAAACATGGCATCGATATTGGAGCGGGTAGAGGTCTGCTCCTGCAGAAGGTTCCATTTGGTTTCTAGCATTTTGTTCTGCTGCTCCAGGAAGCGCACCTACAAGGAAGGTTCAAATCCACACTTAGTAGAGTTAGGGATGGAATTTCTTTATGGCATGCAAATAGTGTTATACAGATAATTCCTTGTGTGGTGTCTGTGGTGACTCCTGGCATTGCCGcgcatcaccaccaccactccAAATAGGGCCATTTATGTACTTATATTGTCGTTGCTGGAATTTGAAAGTCCCCTTGGGGCACCCTCACGCACCATCCAATTTGAACTAAAATGCTGTGAAAATGTAATGACATCATTTCAGAGCATGCGGTGTTCTGACAAACATGATTGAACTTATGCTGCCTGAACATGAATTGAAAGCTGAAGTGCCCAGAGGAGGGTGAGGCCTATCCCTCCATTTTAACTTCCACACCTCATTAAGCCCCTCCCTCAAGACGTGCATTTCAGCTTTTTGGCCCGTAGGGAGCACCCTTTCAACGAGTGCCTGTCCTCGAGAATTTCTGAAAAATCTTAAGCACTGTGGTGTCACTGATCAATTTCCTCTGACTAGTGATCATTCTGGGGGATTTTCTGCCATTTGCCCTAAAACAGATGGATTAGGCTTCAGCCACACTGACCCCTGAAATGATACTCTAGTCATTTATTGCAGATGGGTGCATTATTATCTACAGTCCAACAAGGTAAACACGCATTATCGTGCACTCTCACTTTTACATGAATTCTATTGGTTATAGGTCAGTGCTGCTGCACTCTCCAGTCCAATCATTTATAACCTGATCTCCCTTGAGGTCAGAAGCATCAGACACTAGATACGACCACTCTCGTGTTTCTACCTCTCACTGTAGAGACAAATGGCAGAGGGCCAGCTACGGTCATAGATACGTTAAATGGGAAGTGGCTTCCTATGTAATATGTACATTGAAGAAAGCAGTTTGGAATTATAGTACAGTATGTAGTCTATAATCTATATTTAGACATCATATGCAGCATCCACATTTCGATCGTTGTTTAAAGAGGCACCACTTCAGattaacagaaaataaatgtcCAGTTTTGCATAAACACACCAATtcatgttttgagttttttttttctacagatgAACCTCAAAAATCAAAGGGCCACATACCTTTTCAATGAAGGTGGCAAAGCGGTTGTTCAGACCCTTGATCTGCTCTTTCTCTTGTGCACGGACCACCTGGATGGTGGGATCAATCTTAATGTCCACTGGGGCCAGCAGGCTCTGGTTGACTTGGACGCTTGTAATAGGTGGGGGCATCATACCTCCACCCATCATACCGCCACCCATCATACTACCAGAACCGAAACCCATACCAAGCCCATAACCTGCACCACTACCACCATAACCTGCACCACTACCACCATACCCTGCACCACTTCCAAAACCAATGGCATAACCTccagcaccaccaccaccaccaccaccacgcaTGCTTGACCTAAGCATAGTGACACTTGAGGATGACATTGGAACTGATCGAAAACTAATTGCAGATTTTGAGCTGTATCCCCCTTTGCTACCGCCATACATGCCAAGATCACCTCCATAGCCACCGCCACCACTTACGGCACTCGTCCGCACAATTCTAGAGCTACGCATGGACGACATTTTGAAGAAAAGGAGTTACAGACAAAAGGAGGAGCAGAGGGAAAGAGTGGTTTGGCAGAGCAGAGGATTCCACTAAGAGGAGAGTCAAGTCCCTCTAAGTACCTGCTCTCAGTACCTGATGGGTTTTTATGCGCCTCTGACAGCGAGGGAGGTACCGACTGAGCTCCACCTCCTCTGCACCTCCCAACTGTGCTCCAATCACAAGGAACATGGAGGGTTCACCTGCAGGAATTGGGGCTTTCAAACAAGCAACGTTGCCACCCTTGTAAAATGAGCTGGCCTGACACACCTAGATGGATgaagtatgtttaaaaaaaaaaaaaaaaaaaggtgtcaaaATTGTTGCTGTTGTGACTTTAATTTGTCCCATCAGAGGTCAAAACAGCAAGTTGCTTGCTtccttttattcatttttatttatttatttttcattttattttatcgtGGAATGCCCTGCCTGATGCTACCCACCCATTTTGTATCAGGGCTTGGGACTGGCAATGGCTATGTATTTGAGCAATGGCTGAGAGCCGATCCCGTCTGTACAAAAGGCAGCAGCATGTACCAGTACACACCcaatacaaatatattattaccaaaacataatattaaaattCTCCAGTCTCCAGCAGGTTCTATAGTACACAAATTAGATCAGGACAGTATGAAATTTTCTTCTTTCCCTCAATAATTTGTGATTCCAcctattttggattttttttttttcttcacaaaaacTCCTTTTAATCCAAGTAATTATGCATTTGGGCTTGCAGATTATGTGTTAACAAATCCTGGAGACTCTCACCCACCCCAGATTTTACCACAACTGCCATGTTCACttagctcttcttcttcttcttcttcttcttcttcttcttcttcttcttcttcttcttcattttatttatttttttattttattttattttattttattttattttattttattttattttattttattttattttttattttattttattttattttattttattttattagtcatAGTACTGTACTATAGTAGTGGGTGCAACTACCcatttaaaataagattatcTGCGACCCTGAACGAAGAAGTGAAAAAGGATGGCTGGATAATTTAATATACTAAACCCTCAAGAAGGAAATCCACTTCACTCTTGTTTTGCACACCACATAGAATCAGATCACACACATGCAAGCATACAAGGAGAGATGACAGTGAAAGGTGTGTGCAAACAGTACTGCATGTCAGTAGTCAGGACGCAGACGAGCATCCCTCCAACAACTAGTTGCATTTGTTTttgaacaaaaaagaaagagaaaaaaaaagctaatggcTAAATTTTCCAGCTTGGAATTAGTCTACATTAGCAATAGTGTAGACATGTTTAAAAGCAGGTCACCTCAAATACTTTTTGGTAGTTTGTAAATTATGTAATTTTACGTATGACCCAACATCAGAGGTAAAGAGAAGACAAGGTTTCATGCCCTGTTTCTACTTGTTGAAACTCATCACATTCACTGTGGCTGAGGTGTTGTTGTCTTCATAGTCGCTCTTCTGCAAATGTTCCTTCTTAAAAGTGCTGGAGGGCAAGTCACACCCCACAAGACTTTCCATGGCTTCttgttttagatccaaaatgcTCTCATTGAAGGTTTTTGCATGTTGATTTTGTGGTTAGACATACTAAGTAACCATGTTCAGATGCATTGGTCACTATAGCTGCCTCAATTGCATTGTTAcccaagaaaaaataaagccagcaaagcacgcacgcacgcccaaCCTAGAAGCTTTGATTCTTGTGGAAGTCAGCTCTATGAGGCCTGCTGAGGTTTCTCACGGTTTGAATTGGTGGCCTTACAATGGAACTGAATTAGAAGAGCAGGACTTGTGAAGCATTTCAATTAATGTGTTTCAGCTTATatgatattttctctttttaccctaaaatgaaaatatttcattttgtggCATTGGTTTTTTTAAGTTgcttttatgtacagtatatacttaTAGCAACCTCTTCCATAGCCTATTATTTACTTAACTATGTCTTATATTAccttgtcttcttcttcttcttcttcttcttcttcttcttcttcttcttcttcttcttcttcttcttctttttttttttttttttttttgttgagaatGAATGTGCATTTGGAGCTGCAAAGGAATTCCTTGGGGGTGGGATCAATAAAGTTGTCTGAATctgaaaaattcacattttcattGTCTTCTGCAACATGAGCTATTTGTTTCTCAGATGCACAACTTTGATCAGAACACTCAACTCATTTTAACATTTCATTACAATACTTACAAGCACATTAAAGCTGTTGAAAATAGGTAAATTATTTATaagtatatattattataagttGTATTTGGTAtgcatttaaatacaaaaacaatgcgCAGAATGACAGAGCAGACATGTTCATGTCATTATTAAAgacaaagacatttaaaaacaatccaTGAAGAAtatgctaatttttcttttctttatttttttcaatgtcacaaagcctttttttttttttacaatgtggaTTCTAATGTAGCTGGAATGATATGAGTGACATCTCAAGCGGCCCTGTTTGCACATGTGGTGGAATGTGTGCAGGCTAATGTTCTTTGTGAGAACTGTCATAGAGACGGGAGTTTACGCTGATAAATCCTGGCCAACTGAAAACCATAATTAAGTGTAAACTGATTCCCTCATATAATTGCGTATTCTCCTGCTTTaatacaagttgcattggtaAGTTGGTAACTGACACAAAATGTTTGTCAtgtactaaataaaaaacaaacaaacaaacaaaaaaatgtggtacCACTGCATTTGACTATTTTCCCTCATGGAAGTGTGAAACGTGTGCTGGTGGACCCAATGGTGGACCCAAATACAGGGGGTTGAAGCTGGGTTATTCCAAGAAAagtatttgttcacaaaaaacaaaaaacaaaaacaaaacaaggcatGATGGATTATCAAAATTCTacattaaaatagtaaaaagcAAATTTCACAGTAACAAAGAAACACAAGCTCCACATAACATGATTGGAACAATTTTACATGTGACCAAAACCATCCAAACagacaaaacataaacaaggtACATAGGGAAgcaagacataacatgaaacaaaattaaatctATTCACAacaatgcaaaaacacacaaacacaaattatgACAGTTTCACTGTGCATGTGCTACTGCTCCATGATCAAGGTGTGGTCATGAGAGCTGCATGCGTTCCCAGAGAGGATTAGCCTCTCTTTCACATACACATGAGCTAAATCATCATGTTCACCAAAGACATTTGGGTGCGTTTGTGGCACAAGCCCAAACGGGCATCAATCCATAAAAAGGACTTACAGCTTGCAATAGGCATTGACAATCACTTATGTGAAAAAAGATGGAACCATAACCCAAATCATCCTAGTCCACTTTATGCAGATTGGATTTATGTCCTTATCACCTTCCTGAGTGAGCAAACTGGGCGCTTTTGGAAAAGGTTAGGAGAGCCTGTTGGTTGAAAGTTTGTATGTAGGTGGTGTATTCCTGGACCTGAGGAAGACATTTGGCACTGGTGACCATCAGGTTCTTTTGACAAAGCTGACATGCTTTAATTTTTCGGCAGACACCATACATGTGTATGTCACACTTATCGAACAGGGAACAGTGTGTAATAGTCAACGCTGTCAAGTCTGCTTATCTTGAAAACTTCAGTTGGAGTTCCACATTGAGAATAgcagcttattttttttctgttttgctatttttgttttaactttgaGAACCTGAAAACTTTTAAAAGTTCCTGCTCTATTTATAGACGCTTGCATTGACCATTTCCACTTCAGAAAACCATTGTCAGATAACACAGTTTGTGTCGCCACAAATATAAATGCAAGTTAAAGATCTACCATGCAAAGTAAATCATATATCAACAACACCGAGAAACGCCACTGGCTTATCTACGCTCGAGCTCATCTGACATGGACTGATGCAAAGTGGAAAAGggtgctgtggtctgacgagtccacatttcaaattcCTTTTGGAAATCTTGGACATTGTGTCCTCTGAGCCAAAGAGGAAAATGACATTACGGATTTTTAACAGTGTGGTTTGAAAGTCGGCATATGTGAACGTATGGGGCTGTGTTAGACAGTGCCCATGGAATTCATAACTCGTACATCTGTGAAGGCACCATTCATTATGAAAGGTACATATAAAGCTTTGTAGCAACATACGCTGCTCTGCAAGCAATGCATTTTACAAGGACATCCCTGCTTATTTCAGCAAGACAATGTCAAGCCACATTCTGCATGTGTCACAACAACATGGCTTTGTCATAAAAGAGTGTGAGTACTAGACTGGCCTGCCAGCACTCCAGAGCTATCTCACATTAAAAATATGTGTTGCAATATGAAGACCATGAACTGTTAAGCAATTGAAGATGCTTATCAAGCAAGAATCGGTAAAAATTCCACCTGCAAAGATTCAACAATAAATGTCCTCAGTTCCCAAATGTTTAGTGAGTGTTTAAAGGAATGCTTATGTAATAGAGTGGTAAACATGCCCCccacatgttatttttttaactagttgCATGTCAAATTCAAAATTTGTGAACATTTATGATAGATGATAgtttatcagtttaaatattaaatatgctCTTTGTAGTGTACGCAAGTGAATAtaggttgaaaataatttgcaaatctttgttttgtgtttttattttaattttacaaaatgtCCCAACTTCATTGAAATTGTGGTTTGTATTTCACAACAGACAGATATAATCCAATTAACATTAGCACTGCAGCTTCCTCCGTGGGCTAGAAATATGCATCTTTTGGCAATGAGAAAGCTTGTCTTGACTTTCTCTTACTCATACATTACAAACCACACCCTTGACCACATTAGCCGAGAGCAAAATGGCAAAGCTGAACATGTAGAGCAGAATACAAGCCTAGCGCAAATATTTCTTTGCTTCTTTTAtttcaacaagaaaaaaaaaaagatatactaACGTGGATGGGTGGAGAAAGACTTTTGAAATTCATTTTATCATTGCTAGACAATCTGGATTTTgggtgttgtaaaaaaaaaaaaaaaaaaaaaaaatcactttgggATCACGGATGCCACAAACTTTAAGTGTTACTTTCTTGGGCCTCTATCAGACATGGGCCCTAAGAATGTTCAGGGCTTTTTTCGTCCctacagcactcctggtaagtGGGTTACAATTGCATGGTTAATACACAAAGAACTAAATGAACATCTTGCTAAATTAACATTCAGGATTGTGTGTGGATTGTAAATATTCCTATGTAAaacgcaaaaacaaaatgaaacaaaaatcagTTTCCACTGAtggtaaagtaaagtaaaaaataaataaaaataataaataaataaataaataaataaataaataaataaataaataaataaataaataaagatatatTTTAGAAAAGTATTGTTTACAACGCTGACAAatttcaacaataaaaaatagcaagtacagtttataaaatgagtttttaatatCATAAAAAATCTGAATCTGAATCTTGCTGAATGTGCTGAAACCACACCCTGCTCAGCTGTTAATcacatactactactactactactactactgctgctaataacaataataataaaaataataataacaataataacaacaacaataataacaataataataataataataataataactagagctgcgagcagctataaagggccctcgcaacccgtgccacgttggggtatttgcacgtcggggtactggcacgttagggtactgtttcataagaaaccgtctaaattgtaaatgttttgccatgctttttgtgtttgttcacattgctatggaatgctttgtcgaggtattcggctgataggtatgcctcccaatattcacacatctagctgaatcatataaaaaaaataattctttgcaaacaatgcatcgctacagcaaaggcgtgccacgttggggtacttgcacgtcggggtactggcacgttggggtactgtcaaataggacaaggatcatctaaaatgtttttgacaagccttgtgtgtgcaaagtttaatcaaaacgcaaaatatggtgcgcaattcccaaaataaattcaaaatggcggacttccttttaggtttagcatacggctacagaatactttttgtaggtcttaagctaataggtatgcctcccagttttcacaaatctaggtcaagtcatctttagttgtgtatcgcttgaatcatacaattggaaatgctccataaaaatgcatagagggcgctattgagcacaacgttgggttacttgcacgtcagggtactggcacgttggggtactgttacatggaacaaggaccatttaaaatgttagttttttccatgccttgtctgtgcaaagtttaatgaagaaggccaaaaatgatgtataattcccaaaataaaatcaaaatagcggacttcctctttggtttggcaaatggctacataata is a genomic window of Festucalex cinctus isolate MCC-2025b chromosome 2, RoL_Fcin_1.0, whole genome shotgun sequence containing:
- the LOC144014636 gene encoding keratin, type II cytoskeletal 8-like, coding for MSSMRSSRIVRTSAVSGGGGYGGDLGMYGGSKGGYSSKSAISFRSVPMSSSSVTMLRSSMRGGGGGGGAGGYAIGFGSGAGYGGSGAGYGGSGAGYGLGMGFGSGSMMGGGMMGGGMMPPPITSVQVNQSLLAPVDIKIDPTIQVVRAQEKEQIKGLNNRFATFIEKVRFLEQQNKMLETKWNLLQEQTSTRSNIDAMFEAYISNLRRQLDGLGNEKLKLESELKNMQGLVEDFKNKYEDEINKRAAVENEFVLLKKDVDSAYMNKLDLEARVDILQDEIDFLRAVYDAELRELQSQIKDTSVIVEMDNSRELDMEAIIAEVKAQYEDIANQSRQGTEEWYQQKYKDMESSAGQYGDDLRTTKNEIAELNRMISRLQNEIDAVKGQRANLETQIAEAEERGELAVKDAKVQIKELEDALQRAKQDMARQVREYQELMNVKLTLDIEIATYRKLLEGEEQRLCNADTTIHIQSSGGGAGGGAGGGMGGSMGMGMGIGGSMGMGIGGGGMTGGYGGMTRMSMGGGGSSGGGGIGSSSSSTMMTSRTVSRRL